The following coding sequences lie in one Arabidopsis thaliana chromosome 3, partial sequence genomic window:
- a CDS encoding transmembrane protein, putative (DUF1216) (Protein of unknown function (DUF1216); FUNCTIONS IN: molecular_function unknown; INVOLVED IN: pollen exine formation; LOCATED IN: endomembrane system; EXPRESSED IN: 8 plant structures; EXPRESSED DURING: L mature pollen stage, M germinated pollen stage, 4 anthesis, petal differentiation and expansion stage; CONTAINS InterPro DOMAIN/s: Protein of unknown function DUF1216 (InterPro:IPR009605); BEST Arabidopsis thaliana protein match is: Protein of unknown function (DUF1216) (TAIR:AT3G28840.1); Has 491362 Blast hits to 127895 proteins in 3934 species: Archae - 1891; Bacteria - 181160; Metazoa - 101488; Fungi - 34030; Plants - 43823; Viruses - 7305; Other Eukaryotes - 121665 (source: NCBI BLink).), whose amino-acid sequence MARFPIAICLMLILVASSTIYEAQGVFLLRHYMNKFPKNSQDFEPFAYKGMLSFVDNLENMAPEKGEYKDFFSKLKAFMSFINTAKGSSSEFQSQMKQQAEGLFKAISALGVKGGSSADTSKLIESLMSMGKTFAEFKRSGATMMTSEQRRELVTSMAKWAQVIGQFVKKVGDQNGDGAKIDLSSLLGGGSSGLGSSGDSGSPGSDSGSPSADTGSPTDGGSYGDTTGDSGSSAGSPSYPSDDGSGSTAGGPSGSTTDGSAGGESSMGGDSSSAGAAGESGSAATADSGDAAGADSGGAAGADSGGAASADSGGAAAGETASGGAAAADTSGGSAETGGESASGGAASGAGAASGASAKTGGESGEAASGGSAETGGESASAGAASGGSAETGGESGSGGAASGGESASGGATSGGSPETGGSAETGGESASGGAASGGESASGGAASSGSVESGGESTGATSGGSAETSDESASGGAASGGESASGGAASGGSAETGGESTSSGVASGGSTGSESASAGAASGGSTEANGGAAAGGSTEAGSGTSTETSSMGGGSAAAGGVSESSSGGSTAAGGTSESASGGSATAGGASGGTYTDSTGGSPTGSPSAGGPSGSASESSMEGGTFGGQSMGGQAGSASYQSTNYQKTHSKSAGKSSVSHSSEEKSSDSANADS is encoded by the exons ATGGCTAGATTTCCTATAGCAATATGTCTAATGTTAATACTAGTAGCATCAAGTACCATATATGAAGCGCAAGGTGTATTCTTATTAAGGCATTACATGAATAAATTTCCTAAAAATTCCCAAGACTTTGAGCCTTTTGCTTACAAAGGTATGCTTAGTTTTGTGGATAACCTTGAGAATATGGCTCCGGAAAAAGGAGAGTACAAGGATTTCTTCTCAAAGCTGAAAGCTTTCATGTCCTTCATAAACACGGCAAAAGGGTCGTCTTCAGAGTTCCAGTCTCAAATGAAACAACAAGCTGAGGGCCTCTTCAAGGCTATCTCTGCATTGGGTGTCAAAGGAGGATCATCg GCTGATACGAGCAAATTGATCGAGAGTTTGATGTCAATGGGGAAAACATTTGCTGAATTTAAGAGGAGCGGTGCAACAATGATGACAagtgaacaaagaagagagttaGTTACATCTATGGCAAAATGGGCACAAGTGATTGGTCAATTTGTGAAAAAAGTTGGCGATCAGAATGGTGACGGCGCAAAGATTGATCTGTCATCACTTCTTGGAGGTGGAAGCTCTGGCCTTGGAAGCAGTGGTGATAGTGGAAGTCCAGGCTCTGACAGCGGTTCTCCCTCCGCCGACACTGGGAGTCCTACGGACGGTGGAAGCTATGGAGACACCACTGGTGATAGTGGAAGTTCGGCAGGTAGTCCATCATATCCAAGTGATGATGGTAGTGGAAGCACTGCTGGTGGCCCTAGTGGAAGTACAACTGATGGTTCTGCCGGAGGAGAAAGTTCAATGGGTGGTGATTCCTCTTCTGCTGGAGCAGCTGGGGAGAGTGGAAGTGCAGCAACTGCCGATAGTGGAGATGCTGCTGGTGCCGATAGTGGAGGTGCTGCTGGTGCCGATAGTGGAGGTGCTGCTAGTGCCGATAGTGGAGGTGCTGCTGCTGGTGAAACCGCTAGTGGTGGAGCTGCTGCCGCTGACACTTCTGGTGGTTCGGCTGAAACCGGTGGTGAAAGTGCTAGTGGTGGAGCTGCTTCTGGTGCTGGAGCTGCTTCCGGTGCCTCAGCTAAAACCGGTGGTGAAAGTGGTGAAGCTGCTTCTGGTGGTTCAGCTGAAACTGGTGGTGAAAGTGCTAGTGCTGGAGCTGCTTCCGGTGGTTCGGCTGAAACTGGTGGTGAAAGCGGTAGTGGTGGAGCTGCATCCGGTGGTGAAAGCGCTAGTGGTGGAGCTACATCCGGTGGCTCACCTGAAACCGGTGGCTCAGCTGAAACCGGTGGTGAAAGCGCTAGTGGTGGAGCTGCATCCGGTGGAGAAAGTGCTAGTGGTGGAGCTGCTTCCAGTGGCTCGGTTGAAAGTGGTGGTGAAAGCACTGGAGCTACTTCCGGTGGCTCAGCTGAAACCAGTGATGAAAGCGCTAGTGGTGGAGCTGCATCCGGTGGTGAGAGTGCTAGTGGTGGAGCTGCTTCCGGTGGCTCGGCTGAAACCGGCGGTGAAAGCACTAGCAGTGGAGTTGCTTCTGGTGGCTCAACTGGTAGTGAAAGTGCTAGTGCTGGAGCTGCTTCCGGTGGCTCGACTGAGGCCAATGGTGGAGCCGCTGCCGGAGGCTCAACTGAAGCCGGTAGTGGAACTAGCACCGAAACGAGTTCAATGGGTGGTGGAAGCGCTGCTGCCGGTGGCGTGAGTGAGAGTTCTAGTGGTGGAAGCACTGCTGCTGGTGGCACGAGTGAAAGCGCTAGTGGGGGGAGTGCTACTGCCGGTGGCGCGAGTGGAGGAACCTACACAGATTCTACAGGTGGAAGTCCAACCGGTAGTCCCTCTGCGGGTGGCCCAAGTGGAAGTGCAAGTGAAAGCTCGATGGAAGGTGGAACTTTCGGAGGCCAATCTATGGGAGGACAAGCCGGCAGTGCTAGCTATCAATCTACCAACTATCAAAAGACACACTCAAAATCCGCAGGCAAAAGCTCCGTCAGCCATTCCTCGGAAGAGAAAAGCTCCGACAGCGCCAATGCGGACTCGTAG
- a CDS encoding transmembrane protein, putative (DUF1216) (Protein of unknown function (DUF1216); FUNCTIONS IN: molecular_function unknown; INVOLVED IN: biological_process unknown; LOCATED IN: endomembrane system; EXPRESSED IN: petal, leaf whorl, male gametophyte, flower, epidermis; EXPRESSED DURING: L mature pollen stage, M germinated pollen stage, 4 anthesis, petal differentiation and expansion stage; CONTAINS InterPro DOMAIN/s: Protein of unknown function DUF1216 (InterPro:IPR009605); BEST Arabidopsis thaliana protein match is: Protein of unknown function (DUF1216) (TAIR:AT3G28810.1); Has 852843 Blast hits to 124903 proteins in 3296 species: Archae - 3984; Bacteria - 158225; Metazoa - 281358; Fungi - 79908; Plants - 38733; Viruses - 3887; Other Eukaryotes - 286748 (source: NCBI BLink).): MRKVYLFFVCCIVATSLTLNVVLAHETVVNPPNTIKDIEPYISDRALGFVLKLENNCPIREQLRSFFEKLKDLLKLESSVTPLIEDNEPKTFKFDLKSKSENLLQTMFMLGRGLLSSSIRKEMFEVMKSLTELHAAIGRVIIEKHIKGDEAMSLSLEQKNAVETSITQWEQTITRIVKIVVEVKSKSSSEASSEESSSTEHNNVTTGSNMVETNGENSESTQEKGDGVEGSNGGDVSMENLQGNKVEDLKEGNNVVENGETKENNGENVESNNEKEVEGQGESIGDSAIEKNLESKEDVKSEVEAAKNDGSSMTENLGEAQGNNGVSTIDNEKEVEGQGESIEDSDIEKNLESKEDVKSEVEAAKNAGSSMTGKLEEAQRNNGVSTNETMNSENKGSGESTNDKMVNATTNDEDHKKENKEETHENNGESVKGENLENKAGNEESMKGENLENKVGNEELKGNASVEAKTNNESSKEEKREESQRSNEVYMNKETTKGENVNIQGESIGDSTKDNSLENKEDVKPKVDANESDGNSTKERHQEAQVNNGVSTEDKNLDNIGADEQKKNDKSVEVTTNDGDHTKEKREETQGNNGESVKNENLENKEDKKELKDDESVGAKTNNETSLEEKREQTQKGHDNSINSKIVDNKGGNADSNKEKEVHVGDSTNDNNMESKEDTKSEVEVKKNDGSSEKGEEGKENNKDSMEDKKLENKESQTDSKDDKSVDDKQEEAQIYGGESKDDKSVEAKGKKKESKENKKTKTNENRVRNKEENVQGNKKESEKVEKGEKKESKDAKSVETKDNKKLSSTENRDEAKERSGEDNKEDKEESKDYQSVEAKEKNENGGVDTNVGNKEDSKDLKDDRSVEVKANKEESMKKKREEVQRNDKSSTKEVRDFANNMDIDVQKGSGESVKYKKDEKKEGNKEENKDTINTSSKQKGKDKKKKKKESKNSNMKKKEEDKKEYVNNELKKQEDNKKETTKSENSKLKEENKDNKEKKESEDSASKNREKKEYEEKKSKTKEEAKKEKKKSQDKKREEKDSEERKSKKEKEESRDLKAKKKEEETKEKKESENHKSKKKEDKKEHEDNKSMKKEEDKKEKKKHEESKSRKKEEDKKDMEKLEDQNSNKKKEDKNEKKKSQHVKLVKKESDKKEKKENEEKSETKEIESSKSQKNEVDKKEKKSSKDQQKKKEKEMKESEEKKLKKNEEDRKKQTSVEENKKQKETKKEKNKPKDDKKNTTKQSGGKKESMESESKEAENQQKSQATTQADSDESKNEILMQADSQADSHSDSQADSDESKNEILMQADSQATTQRNNEEDRKKQTSVAENKKQKETKEEKNKPKDDKKNTTKQSGGKKESMESESKEAENQQKSQATTQADSDESKNEILMQADSQADSHSDSQADSDESKNEILMQADSQATTQRNNEEDRKKQTSVAENKKQKETKEEKNKPKDDKKNTTEQSGGKKESMESESKEAENQQKSQATTQGESDESKNEILMQADSQADTHANSQGDSDESKNEILMQADSQADSQTDSDESKNEILMQADSQADSQTDSDESKNEILMQADSQAKIGESLEDNKVKGKEDNGDEVGKENSKTIEVKGRHEESKDGKTNENGGKEVSTEEGSKDSNIVERNGGKEDSIKEGSEDGKTVEINGGEELSTEEGSKDGKIEEGKEGKENSTKEGSKDDKIEEGMEGKENSTKESSKDGKINEIHGDKEATMEEGSKDGGTNSTGKDSKDSKSVEINGVKDDSLKDDSKNGDINEINNGKEDSVKDNVTEIQGNDNSLTNSTSSEPNGDKLDTNKDSMKNNTMEAQGGSNGDSTNGETEETKESNVSMNNQNMQDVGSNENSMNNQTTGTGDDIISTTTDTESNTSKEVTSFISNLEEKSPGTQEFQSFFQKLKDYMKYLCPVSSTFEAKDSRSYMSEMISMATKLSDAMAVLQAKKSGSGQMKTTLQGYQQEVMKTLTILQSVMGKAVTEQQSKDSGSLTLTLSQQQAIKEIVLKWEQVMSQFVKIATESEKQFSLEISTENGYHMKKSYNSSSSSSSSSSSSSRSDLKLNGEHLKGMGMNG, encoded by the exons ATGAGAAAAGTTTATTTGTTCTTCGTTTGTTGCATTGTTGCAACTAGTTTAACTCTCAATGTAGTTTTAGCACATGAGACGGTCGTGAATCCTCCAAACACGATCAAAGATATAGAGCCGTACATCTCGGATAGAGCCCTTGGGTTTGTGTTGAAGTTGGAGAACAATTGTCCTATAAGAGAACAGCTAAGATCATTCTTTGAGAAGCTAAAAGATCTTTTGAAGTTGGAGTCTTCTGTTACGCCGCTAATCGAGGACAACGAACCAAAGACATTCAAGTTTGATCTTAAGTCCAAATCCGAAAATCTCTTGCAAACGATGTTTATGCTTGGGAGAGGACTG TTGAGTTCAAGTATAAGAAAGGAGATGTTTGAAGTGATGAAATCACTAACTGAGTTACATGCTGCGATCGGTAGAGTTATTATAGAGAAACATATAAAAGGTGATGAAGCAATGTCACTTTCCTTGGAACAAAAGAACGCGGTAGAAACCTCGATAACTCAATGGGAACAAACGATTACCCGAATCGTGAAGATTGTTGTAGAGGTTAAGTCAAAAAGTTCAAGTGAGGCTTCGTCGGAAGAAAGCAGTAGTACTGAACACAACAATGTTACTACGGGCAGTAACATGGTGGAGACCAATGGAGAAAATTCAGAATCCACGCAAGAAAAAGGAGATGGCGTTGAAGGAAGCAATGGAGGTGATGTATCAATGGAGAATCTACAAGGCAATAAGGTGGAAGATCTTAAAGAAGGTAATAATGTTGTTGAGAACGGCgaaacaaaagagaacaaTGGTGAAAATGTAGAATCTAATAATGAGAAGGAGGTAGAGGGTCAAGGAGAAAGTATTGGAGATTCGGCCATAGAGAAGAATTTGGAATCTAAAGAAGATGTTAAGTCGGAGGTCGAGGCGGCTAAAAATGATGGAAGTTCCATGACAGAGAATTTGGGAGAAGCTCAAGGAAACAATGGAGTTTCAACAATAGATAATGAGAAGGAAGTAGAGGGTCAAGGAGAAAGTATCGAAGATTCGGATATAGAGAAGAATTTGGAATCCAAAGAAGATGTTAAGTCGGAGGTAGAGGCGGCTAAAAATGCTGGAAGTTCCATGACAGGGAAGTTGGAAGAAGCTCAAAGAAACAATGGAGTTTCAACAAATGAAACAATGAATTCAGAGAACAAAGGAAGTGGAGAGTCTACGAATGATAAAATGGTAAATGCTACAACAAATGATGAAGATCACAAGAAGGAAAATAAGGAAGAGACTCACGAAAACAATGGAGAATCAGTGAAGGGTGAAAACTTGGAGAACAAGGCAGGTAATGAAGAATCAATGAAGGGTGAAAACTTGGAGAACAAGGTAGGTAATGAAGAATTAAAGGGCAATGCATCAGTAGAGGCCAAGACAAATAATGAAAGTTCTAAGGAAGAAAAGCGAGAAGAGAGTCAAAGAAGTAATGAAGTTTAtatgaacaaagaaacaacaaaaggtgaaaatgtaaatattcaaGGAGAGAGCATCGGAGACTCGACTAAAGATAATAGTTTGGAGAATAAAGAAGATGTTAAGCCAAAGGTAGATGCTAATGAAAGTGATGGAAATTCCACGAAGGAGAGGCATCAAGAGGCTCAAGTAAATAATGGAGTTTCAACAGAAGATAAGAACTTGGATAACATAGGAGCTGatgaacagaaaaaaaatgataaatcgGTAGAGGTTACAACAAACGATGGAGACCATACGAAAGAAAAGAGGGAAGAAACTCAAGGAAACAATGGAGAATCAGTGAAGAATGAGAACTTagagaataaagaagataagaaagaaTTGAAGGATGATGAATCAGTAGgtgcaaaaacaaataatgaaactTCGCTGGAGGAAAAGCGGGAACAAACTCAAAAAGGTCATGATAATTCCATTAATAGCAAGATAGTGGATAATAAAGGTGGAAATGCAGATTCTAACAAGGAGAAAGAAGTACATGTTGGAGACTCAActaatgataataatatggAGAGTAAAGAAGACACTAAGTCAGAAGTAGAGGTCAAGAAAAATGATGGAAGTTCCGAGaagggagaagaaggaaaagagaacAACAAAGATTCAATGGAAGATAAGAAATTGGAGAACAAAGAAAGTCAAACTGATTCGAAGGATGATAAATCTGTTGATgataagcaagaagaagctcaaaTATACGGGGGAGAGTCTAAAGATGATAAGTCGGTAGAGGCTAaggggaaaaagaaagagtctaaggaaaataagaagacaaagaCTAATGAAAATAGGGTaaggaataaagaagaaaatgttcaaggaaacaaaaaagaatcgGAGAAGGtagaaaaaggagagaagaaagagtctAAAGACGCAAAATCAGTGGAAACCAAGGACAATAAGAAACTTTCTAGTACAGAAAACCGAGATGAGGCTAAAGAACGTAGTGGTGAAGATAACAAAGAAGACAAGGAAGAGTCTAAGGACTATCAATCAGTTGAGGCTAAGGAAAAGAATGAAAATGGTGGAGTGGACACAAATGTAGGTAACAAAGAAGATAGTAAAGATTTAAAGGACGATAGATCAGTGGAGGTTAAAGCAAATAAGGAAGAATCCATGAAGAAAAAGCGTGAAGAAGTTCAAAGAAACGACAAAAGTTCAACAAAAGAAGTTAGAGATTTTGCTAATAACATGGATATAGATGTTCAAAAGGGAAGTGGAGAGTCAGTGAAATACAAGAAAGACGAAAAGAAGGaaggaaataaagaagagaataaagATACAATCAATACTAGCTCAaagcaaaaaggaaaagataagaagaagaagaagaaagagtctAAAAATAgcaatatgaagaaaaaagaagaagataaaaaagagTACGTAAACAatgaattgaagaaacaagaagataataaaaaagagaCGACAAAGTCCGAAAACAGTAaattaaaggaagaaaataaagataacaaagagaagaaagagtctGAAGATAGTGCATCAAagaatagagagaagaaagaatacGAGGAGAAAAAATCGAAGACAAAAGAAGAGGcgaaaaaggagaagaaaaaatctcaagataagaaaagagaggaaaaagacTCTGAAGAACGTAAAtctaagaaggaaaaagaagaatctagaGACCTTAAAgctaagaaaaaggaagaagaaacaaaggagaagaaagaatcagaaaaccataaatcgaagaagaaagaagataaaaaagagCATGAGGACAATAAAtcgatgaagaaggaagaagataaaaaagaaaagaagaaacatgaagAGAGTAAATccaggaaaaaagaagaggataAGAAAGACATGGAGAAACTGGAAGATCAAAACtcgaacaaaaagaaagaagacaagaatgagaagaagaagtcccAACATGTTAAATTAGTGAAGAAGGAAAGTgataagaaagagaagaaagaaaatgaagaaaaaagtgaaacaaaagagattgaaaGCAGTAAATCACAGAAAAATGAAGTggataaaaaagagaagaaaagttcCAAAGaccaacagaagaaaaaagaaaaagagatgaaagagtctgaagaaaaaaagctaaagaaaaatgaagaagatagaaaaaagcaaacaagtgttgaagaaaataagaaacaaaaagaaacaaagaaggagaagaacaagCCTAAAGACGACAAGAAAAATACTACAAAACAGAGTGGAGGCAAGAAAGAATCTATGGAATCGGAGTcaaaagaagcagaaaatcaacaaaaaagcCAAGCAACAACGCAAGCAGATAGTGACGAATCTAAGAATGAAATTTTAATGCAAGCAGATTCTCAAGCAGATTCTCATTCAGATTCTCAAGCAGATAGTGACGAATCTAAGAATGAAATATTAATGCAAGCAGATTCTCAAGCAACAACGCAACGcaataatgaagaagatagaaaaaagcaaacaagTGTTgcagaaaataagaaacaaaaagaaacaaaggaggagaagaacaaGCCTAAAGACGACAAGAAAAATACTACAAAACAGAGTGGAGGCAAGAAAGAATCTATGGAATCGGAGTcaaaagaagcagaaaatcaacaaaaaagcCAAGCAACAACGCAAGCAGATAGTGACGAATCTAAGAATGAAATTTTAATGCAAGCAGATTCTCAAGCAGATTCTCATTCAGATTCTCAAGCAGATAGTGACGAATCTAAGAATGAAATATTAATGCAAGCAGATTCTCAAGCAACAACGCAACGcaataatgaagaagatagaaaaaagcaaacaagTGTTgcagaaaataagaaacaaaaagaaacaaaggaggagaagaacaaGCCTAAAGACGACAAGAAAAATACTACAGAACAGAGTGGAGGCAAGAAAGAATCTATGGAATCGGAGTcaaaagaagcagaaaatcaacaaaaaagcCAAGCAACAACGCAAGGAGAGAGTGACGAATCTAAGAATGAAATTTTAATGCAAGCAGATTCCCAAGCAGATACTCATGCAAATTCTCAAGGAGATAGTGACGAATCTAAGAATGAAATATTAATGCAAGCAGATTCTCAAGCAGATTCTCAGACAGATAGTGACGAATCTAAGAATGAAATATTAATGCAAGCAGATTCTCAAGCAGATTCTCAGACAGATAGTGACGAATCTAAGAATGAAATATTAATGCAAGCAGATTCTCAAGCAAAGATTGGAGAATCGCTAGAAGATAATAAAGTAAAGGGCAAAGAAGATAATGGAGATGAAGTAGGTAAAGAGAATAGTAAAACTATAGAAGTTAAAGGAAGACACGAAGAGTCTAAAGATGgcaaaacaaatgaaaatggagGTAAGGAAGTTTCAACCGAAGAAGGTTCCAAAGATAGTAACATAGTTGAAAGAAATGGAGGTAAAGAAGATTCCATAAAAGAAGGCTCCGAGGATGGTAAGACAGTTGAAATTAATGGAGGTGAGGAACTTTCAACTGAAGAAGGTTCCAAAGATGGTAAGATAGAAGAAGGGAAGGAAGGTAAAGAAAACTCTACAAAAGAAGGTTCCAAAGATGATAAGATAGAAGAAGGGATGGAAGGTAAAGAAAACTCTACAAAGGAAAGTTCCAAAGATGGTAAGATAAATGAAATTCATGGTGATAAAGAAGCAACCATGGAAGAAGGCTCTAAAGATGGAGGTACAAATTCCACAGGAAAAGATTCCAAAGATAGTAAGTCAGTTGAAATCAACGGAGTTAAAGACGATTCTTTGAAAGATGATTCCAAAAATGGTgacataaatgaaataaacaatGGTAAGGAAGATTCCGTGAAGGATAATGTCACGGAGATTCAAGGAAACGATAATAGTTTGACAAACAGTACATCAAGTGAGCCCAATGGAGATAAACTAGATACCAATAAAGATTCTATGAAAAATAACACAATGGAAGCTCAAGGAGGTAGTAATGGAGATTCAACAAATGGGGAAACAGAGGAGACTAAAGAGAGCAATGTTTCTATGAACAACCAAAATATGCAAGATGTAGGAAGCAATGAAAATTCTATGAATAATCAAACAACAGGAACAGGAGATGACATCATTTCCACAACAACAGATACCGAGAGTAACACTTCTAAAGAAGTAACAAGTTTCATATCAAACCTTGAGGAGAAATCTCCAGGTACACAGGAGTTCCAAAGCTTCTTTCAGAAACTTAAAGATTACATGAAGTACTTGTGTCCGGTCTCTTCAACATTTGAGGCAAAAGATTCAAGATCTTACATGTCTGAGATGATAAGTATGGCTACAAAGCTCTCCGACGCTATGGCTGTCTTGCAAGCCAAGAAAAGTGGTTCAGGACAG ATGAAAACGACACTACAAGGATATCAACAAGAAGTGATGAAGACTCTAACTATCTTACAATCGGTTATGGGCAAAGCCGTAACTGAACAACAAAGCAAAGATAGTGGTTCCTTGACACTTACGTTATCACAGCAACAAGCAATTAAGGAAATAGTGTTGAAGTGGGAACAAGTGATGTCTCAATTTGTGAAAATTGCTACAGAGAGTGAGAAACAATTTTCACTCGAGATTTCAACTGAAAACGGCTACCACATGAAGAAAAGTTATAACTCTAGCTCGAGTTCGAGTTCTAGTTCAAGTTCAAGTTCAAGATCGGATTTGAAACTTAACGGTGAACATTTGAAGGGGATGGGTATGAATGGTTAG
- a CDS encoding mutator-like transposase, translating into MLKDEEYESRNHLIQWWDQAVTEELEKVNHSLDSALRQGQLACNHALESIRETVHLMQGEIETLKERLLPKEVEIDRLRALLSTW; encoded by the exons ATGCTTAAA GATGAAGAGTACGAGTCCCGAAACCACCTTATTCAGTGGTGGGATCAGGCGGTAACTGAGGAGCTTGAGAAGGTAAATCACTCACTTGATTCTGCACTAAGACAAGGACAACTAGCATGTAATCATGCTTTGGAGTCTATCCGGGAAACTGTTCATCTTATGCAAGGCGAAATTGAAACCCTTAAAGAAAGGTTACTGCCCAAAGAAGTCGAGATTGATAGGCTTAGGGCATTACTTTCTACATGGTAA